A window of Juglans regia cultivar Chandler chromosome 7, Walnut 2.0, whole genome shotgun sequence contains these coding sequences:
- the LOC108986598 gene encoding calcium-binding protein KIC — translation MEDNMKTTMKMEFEDLLPVMAEKLDVEAFVAELCKGFKLLADPERRLITPESLRKNSGLLGMEGMSKEDAEGMVKEGDLDGDGVLNETEFCILMVRLSPGMMEDAEAWLEKALDQELRKSSA, via the coding sequence ATGGAGGACAACATGAAAACCACCATGAAGATGGAATTTGAGGACTTGCTGCCAGTTATGGCAGAGAAGCTAGACGTCGAGGCCTTTGTGGCCGAATTATGCAAGGGATTCAAGCTTCTAGCCGACCCAGAAAGGAGGTTGATAACACCCGAGAGTCTAAGGAAAAATTCAGGACTCCTGGGTATGGAGGGGATGAGCAAAGAGGACGCGGAGGGGATGGTTAAAGAAGGCGATCTTGATGGCGATGGGGTTCTTAATGAGACTGAGTTTTGCATTCTGATGGTGAGGCTGAGCCCCGGTATGATGGAAGATGCAGAGGCATGGCTCGAGAAGGCGCTTGATCAAGAGCTGAGGAAATCTTCAGCTTGA
- the LOC108986608 gene encoding serine/arginine-rich splicing factor RS31 isoform X1, with translation MRPVFVGNFEYDTRQSELERLFGKYGKIERVDMKSGFAFVYFMDERDAEDAIRGLDNRPFGFDRRRLSVEWARGERGRPRDGSRSVANQRPTKTLFIINFDPIRTTVRDIERHFEPYGRILHVRIRRNFAFVQFETQEDATKALECTHMSKLLDRVVSVEYALRDDDESGDSHHDSPRKRGYSGRGVSPYKRSPSPVYQRRRSPDYGRPGSPVYDRYNGPAYDRRRSPDYGRNRSPEYGRFRSRSPIRRSGT, from the exons ATGAGGCCGGTTTTCGTGGGTAACTTCGAGTACGATACTCGCCAATCTGAACTGGAGCGTTTGTTTGGAAAATACGGGAAGATCGAGCGTGTGGACATGAAATCTG gTTTTGCTTTTGTTTATTTCATGGATGAGCGTGATGCTGAAGATGCCATTCGTGGCCTTGATAATAGGCCATTTGGTTTTGACAGGCGTAGGTTGTCAGTGGAGTGGGCTAGG GGGGAACGTGGTCGGCCTCGTGATGGATCTAGGTCTGTGGCAAACCAAAGGCCTACTAAAACCTTGTTCATAATTAACTTTGATCCAATACGCACAACTGTGCGTGATATAGAAAGGCACTTTGAACCTTACGGAAGGATTCTTCATGTTCGAATTCGACGGAACTTTGCATTTGTTCAGTTTGAGACTCAGGAAGATGCTACCAAAGCACTCGAGTGTACTCACATGAG CAAGCTTTTAGACAGAGTAGTATCTGTTGAGTACGCTTTAAGGGATGACGATGAGAGCGGTGACAGCCATCACGATAGCCCTAGAAAAAGAGGTTATAGTGGGCGTGGGGTTAGTCCTTACAAAAGGTCACCAAGTCCAGTGTATCAAAGACGCCGGAGTCCTGATTATGGTCGTCCAGGTAGCCCTGTTTATGATAGGTACAATGGTCCAGCATATGACAGGCGCAGGAGTCCTGATTATGGCAGGAACAGGAGTCCTGAATATGGCCGATTCCGGAG CCGATCGCCTATACGAAGGTCAGGAACTTGA
- the LOC108986608 gene encoding serine/arginine-rich splicing factor RS31 isoform X2 produces MDERDAEDAIRGLDNRPFGFDRRRLSVEWARGERGRPRDGSRSVANQRPTKTLFIINFDPIRTTVRDIERHFEPYGRILHVRIRRNFAFVQFETQEDATKALECTHMSKLLDRVVSVEYALRDDDESGDSHHDSPRKRGYSGRGVSPYKRSPSPVYQRRRSPDYGRPGSPVYDRYNGPAYDRRRSPDYGRNRSPEYGRFRSRSPIRRSGT; encoded by the exons ATGGATGAGCGTGATGCTGAAGATGCCATTCGTGGCCTTGATAATAGGCCATTTGGTTTTGACAGGCGTAGGTTGTCAGTGGAGTGGGCTAGG GGGGAACGTGGTCGGCCTCGTGATGGATCTAGGTCTGTGGCAAACCAAAGGCCTACTAAAACCTTGTTCATAATTAACTTTGATCCAATACGCACAACTGTGCGTGATATAGAAAGGCACTTTGAACCTTACGGAAGGATTCTTCATGTTCGAATTCGACGGAACTTTGCATTTGTTCAGTTTGAGACTCAGGAAGATGCTACCAAAGCACTCGAGTGTACTCACATGAG CAAGCTTTTAGACAGAGTAGTATCTGTTGAGTACGCTTTAAGGGATGACGATGAGAGCGGTGACAGCCATCACGATAGCCCTAGAAAAAGAGGTTATAGTGGGCGTGGGGTTAGTCCTTACAAAAGGTCACCAAGTCCAGTGTATCAAAGACGCCGGAGTCCTGATTATGGTCGTCCAGGTAGCCCTGTTTATGATAGGTACAATGGTCCAGCATATGACAGGCGCAGGAGTCCTGATTATGGCAGGAACAGGAGTCCTGAATATGGCCGATTCCGGAG CCGATCGCCTATACGAAGGTCAGGAACTTGA